TCGCCCTGTGGCAATCGGTACGCGCCCTTCCCGAGTTTCGACGCCTGCTCGAGCTTCGGCTCGTCAGTCAGTTCGGTGACGGGCTGTTCGCCGCCGGCCTGGCGGGCGGGCTGCTGTTCAGCACTGAACGGGCCGCGACGCCGTGGGCCATCGCCGGTTCATTCGCGGTGCTCTATCTGCCGTACTCGCTGCTCGGCCCGTTCGCGGGCGCGCTGCTGGACCGCTGGGACCGGCGCCTGGTGCTCATCGGCGCCAACATCGGACGCCTGCTCATGGTCTTGGTCGTCGCATCGCTGCTCGCGGCCAGCGCTCACGATCTGGCGATTCTGGTGGCCGCGCTGATCGTCAACGGCTTCACCCGATTCGTCTCCTCGGGTCTGTCGGCGGCACTGCCGCACGTGGTGCCGCGAGAGCAGGTGGTGTCGATGAACTCGGTCGCCACCGCGGCCGGCGGGGCCGCCGCCTTCCTCGGCGCCATCTTCATGCTCCTGCCGCGCTGGCTCTTCGGGGCAAACGACGTCGGCGCCTCGACGATCATCTTCATCGTCGCGGTGCCGGTGGCGTTTGCGCTGTGGCTGTCGTGGCGCTTCCCCCCGCATCTGCTCGGTCCCGACGACAGCAAACGCGCGGTCCACGGATCGATCGTGTACGCGGTGGCCACCGGTTGGGGACACGGCGCCCGCACCGTCGCGGCGGTGCCGTCGGTGGCCGCGACGCTCGCGGGGCTGGCCGCGCACCGCATGGTGCTCGGCATCAACAGCCTGCTGGTGCTTGTGCTCGTCCGGCACGCCGACGTCGATGTGCCGGACGTCGCGGGTCTGGGGACGACGGCATTGTTCTTCGCGGCCGTCGGCATCGGACAGTTCCTGGCAGCCGCGGTCATGCCGGTCGCCGTCGCACGGTGGGGCCGGTACGCGACAGCCAACGGGGCCTTGGCGATCGCCGCGGTGATTCAGATACTGGGCTCCGGCCTGCAGCTGGCGGTGATGATGGTGTGCGGCTTCTTCATCGGACTGGCCGGCCAGGTGGTCAAGCTCTGCGCGGACAGCGCGATGCAGCTGGACGTCGACGACGCGCTACGCGGCCACGTGTTCACCGTCCAGGACGCGCTGTTCTGGATCGCATTCATCCTCGCCGTGACGGCGTGCGCCGCGGTGATTCCTCCCGGCGGCCACCAACCGGCGCTCGTCCTCGCAGGTGCCGGCATCTACCTGCTCGGATTGGCCGCGCACGCCACGCTCGGGCGGAGCCGACGCCAAGGCTAAGGTGACGGCATGGCTGGTGCCGAGCCGATGGTCGCTGACCTGCGCGCCGAGAGCGACGAACTCGACGCGCTGGTGGCCGACCTTCCCGCCGCACGTTGGAGTGAGTCCACACCGTCGCCCGGATGGACCATCGCCCACCAGATCGCGCACCTGTTGTGGACCGATCGCGTCGCACTCACCGCCGTCACGGACGAAGCCGGATTCGCCGCCGTGTTGGAGGAGGCGTCGAAGGATCCATCGGGATTCGTCGATGCGGGCGCCGAAGAGCTGGCGTTGACGCCGCCGGACGAACTGCTGGCCGATTGGCGCCGCACCCGCAGCCGTCTGCACGACGAGCTGTTGACAGTGGCTGACGGACGCAAGCTGCCGTGGTTCGGTCCGCCGATGAGCGCCCCGTCGATGGCGACCGCACGGCTGATGGAGACGTGGGCGCACGGTCTCGACGTCGCCGACGCACTCGGTGTCGACCGGCCCGCCACCGCGCGCCTGAAGTCGATCGCCCACATCGGCGTGCGGACCCGCGATTTCGCCTTCGCCGTCAACGGCCTTGCGCCACCGGCAGATCCGTTCCTCGTCCAGCTGTCCGCTCCGGACGGGTCGACGTGGTCGTGGGGGCCGGACGACGCGGCGCAACGAGTCACCGGCTCGGCGCAGGACTTCTGCATGCTGGTCACGCAGCGCCGGCCACGGTCGCAGCTCGATGTGACGGCCACCGGTGCGGACGCCGAGCGGTGGCTCGGCATCGCGCAGGCGTTCGCCGGGCCACCCGGACCGGGGCGGGCCTGATCAGAGCTCGTCAGCCCCATCGGCCTTGCCGTCGGCGTCACCGTCGCTCAGCTTGATATC
The sequence above is drawn from the Mycobacterium gallinarum genome and encodes:
- a CDS encoding MFS transporter, whose translation is MVEARSPLALWQSVRALPEFRRLLELRLVSQFGDGLFAAGLAGGLLFSTERAATPWAIAGSFAVLYLPYSLLGPFAGALLDRWDRRLVLIGANIGRLLMVLVVASLLAASAHDLAILVAALIVNGFTRFVSSGLSAALPHVVPREQVVSMNSVATAAGGAAAFLGAIFMLLPRWLFGANDVGASTIIFIVAVPVAFALWLSWRFPPHLLGPDDSKRAVHGSIVYAVATGWGHGARTVAAVPSVAATLAGLAAHRMVLGINSLLVLVLVRHADVDVPDVAGLGTTALFFAAVGIGQFLAAAVMPVAVARWGRYATANGALAIAAVIQILGSGLQLAVMMVCGFFIGLAGQVVKLCADSAMQLDVDDALRGHVFTVQDALFWIAFILAVTACAAVIPPGGHQPALVLAGAGIYLLGLAAHATLGRSRRQG
- a CDS encoding TIGR03084 family metal-binding protein, whose protein sequence is MAGAEPMVADLRAESDELDALVADLPAARWSESTPSPGWTIAHQIAHLLWTDRVALTAVTDEAGFAAVLEEASKDPSGFVDAGAEELALTPPDELLADWRRTRSRLHDELLTVADGRKLPWFGPPMSAPSMATARLMETWAHGLDVADALGVDRPATARLKSIAHIGVRTRDFAFAVNGLAPPADPFLVQLSAPDGSTWSWGPDDAAQRVTGSAQDFCMLVTQRRPRSQLDVTATGADAERWLGIAQAFAGPPGPGRA